Part of the Usitatibacter palustris genome, AAGGGGAGCGCGAGGCTGTCGTCGCCCGCCCAGAATTCGAAGAGGTCGCCGAGGATGTAGAGCGCATCGGCGCTGCGCGCTTCCTTGGAGAGGAAGCCCTCGAAAGCCGCGGCCATTTCCGGCCGCGACTCGTCGAGGTGAAGATCCGAGATGAAGAGCGTGCGACCGCTCAGATGCACTCAGCCTTCTCGATGACCACGGGCGTGGTCGGGACGTTCTGGTGGCCGCCGGCGTTGCCGGTGGGCACCTTCTTGATCTTGTCGATCGTGTCCTTGCCGTCGACCACCTTGCCGAACACCGCGTAGCCGAAGTTGCTCGGGCCCGCGTGGTTCAGGAAGTCGTTCTGCTTCACGTTGACGAAGAACTGGGCGGTGGCCGAGTCGACCACGTTGGTGCGCGCCATCGCGACGGTGTACTCGTCGTTCTTCAGGCCATTGGGGGCCTCGTTCTTGATCGGCGGCTGCGTGGGCTTCTGCGCCATGTCCTTGGTGAAGCCGCCACCCTGGATCATGAAGTTGTCCATGACGCGGTGGAAGATCGTGCCGTTGTAGTGGCCGGACTCGACGTACTTCACGAAGTTCTCGGCGGAGATCGGGGCCTTGGCCTTGTCGAGCTCGATGGTGAATGCGCCCATCGAGGTGGTGAATTTGACTTTCATCGGATCAGTTCCTTTCAACTTTGCGCTGCAGGACGCGGCGGCGGTTTTTGCGGGATCGGCCTTGGCCTGCGAGAACGCGGCGAGCGGCGCGAGTGCGGCGAGTGCCACGAGCGTGGCGAGGGTGTTGCGACGAGCGAATTGCATGGAGGACCTCTTAGGAAACGACGGATTCGTGGACGATGCGCCAGCGGTCGCCCTCTTTGGCCCAGTACTGGCGCTTCAGGGTCTTGTTGGACAGGTTGTTCGAGCGATAGTCCTGCTCGAAGGTCACCATCATCATGGGGCCCGCGCCCGGATAGGCGAACAGGCTCATCTGCGCGACGCCGACCTTGATCCAGGACTTGCCGGCATTCACCTTGCGCTTCTGCGCGCTCCAGGCTTCGCGGCTCTTTGTCCCCGGCTCGAACTCCTTGCCGTAGTGGGCGAGGTACTTGTCGGTGTCGCGGCTTTCCCAATCGGTGCGCCACTGGCCGAACGCGTTGAGGAACTCCTTGCGGTCGTTCTCCCAGCTCGCGGGTTCGCGCCAGGTGATCTTGCGGCCGATGACGACGGGCGTGCGGCCGACGTCGACGTAGCGCGCGAGGCGATTGAAGTCGTCGTTGGTGAGGACCACGCAGCCGTCGGTCGCGAAGGGCGGGCGGCTGTACGTTTCCGAGGGCGTGCCGTGCAGCCAGATGCCATGCCCGTTGCGGCCGTTGCGCTTGTCCCACTCGTTCGGGTAGCTGATCGGATAGGCGCCGGTGCCGTAGAAGTCGGGCAGCTTTTCCTTGGACGAGACGATCGTGTAGACGCCGATCGGGGTCTTCTGGTCGCCTTCGCGCCGCTTCTCGTCGCCGTTCTTGCCGAGGCTGATGTAGAAGTCGGTCACGTACTTCGGCCGGCCGTTGTCGTTCGCGTAGATGAAGAGGCGCGAGCGCGTGGTGTCGACGAGGATCGCGTGCGGCTGCGAAGGTGAGAGCTGCAGCAGGGGTGCGGGCAGGTGCTCGATGTTCGGCGCGTCGAGATAGCGCTGCAGGCGCACGCGCGCTTCATCCTGCAGGGGCGCCATGCTCGCCGAGGTGGCCGTCGCGCCGAAGGCCACGGGCTGGCCCGCGCGGGCCATCAGGAGGTCGCCGCGAATCAAGTGACCGAGGCGGAAATTGGGATTGCGGAGGAGCACTTCGTCGATCTCGCCCATGGCCTGGCGCAGGCCGCTTTCGCGCAGGCCGACGATGGCGCGCACCAGCGAACCCTCGACGTCATTGGAGAACGAGAAAACGCCGGCGGAGCCGTCGCCATCGCCATCCGCAAACGACGGACACGCGGCGAGGGCGAGTGCAGCAAAGAACGCGCGTTTCACCCGCCCGTGCGCTCCTGCTTGATGAGCCATTTGTCTCCGACCTTCACGAGCTTCAGCGTCTTCGTGTTGTTGCTCTTCATGGCATCGGAGCGATAAGCCTGGCGGAAGACCGCCGTGGCTTCATTGCCCGAGACCTTGATCGACTTCATCGTGACGCCGACCTCAATCGACTTGGGCGCCTCGATGCGTTCGGTGCGGGTTTTCTCCCAGGCCGCGCGCGCTTCGCCGTTGGGCGTCTCGAAGTCCGGCGCATAGGCCGCGAGGTAGCCCGCCACGTCCTTGGAGCTCCAGGCCTTGGCCCACGCGGTGACGGCCGCGGCGACTTGCGCGTTGGTCTCGTCGCCGGCGCTCGGCGCGGGCTTCGTCGGGGCGGCCTTGGCCGGTTCGGCTTTGGGCTTCTCCGCCTTCGTGGGTTCGGTCTTCGGCGTGGTCGTCGCGACCTTCGGAGGCGGTTCCTGTTTCGAAGGTTCGCTCGGCGCAGGCTTCACGGGTTCGGCGGCC contains:
- a CDS encoding peptidylprolyl isomerase, whose amino-acid sequence is MKVKFTTSMGAFTIELDKAKAPISAENFVKYVESGHYNGTIFHRVMDNFMIQGGGFTKDMAQKPTQPPIKNEAPNGLKNDEYTVAMARTNVVDSATAQFFVNVKQNDFLNHAGPSNFGYAVFGKVVDGKDTIDKIKKVPTGNAGGHQNVPTTPVVIEKAECI
- a CDS encoding L,D-transpeptidase family protein gives rise to the protein MAHQAGAHGRVKRAFFAALALAACPSFADGDGDGSAGVFSFSNDVEGSLVRAIVGLRESGLRQAMGEIDEVLLRNPNFRLGHLIRGDLLMARAGQPVAFGATATSASMAPLQDEARVRLQRYLDAPNIEHLPAPLLQLSPSQPHAILVDTTRSRLFIYANDNGRPKYVTDFYISLGKNGDEKRREGDQKTPIGVYTIVSSKEKLPDFYGTGAYPISYPNEWDKRNGRNGHGIWLHGTPSETYSRPPFATDGCVVLTNDDFNRLARYVDVGRTPVVIGRKITWREPASWENDRKEFLNAFGQWRTDWESRDTDKYLAHYGKEFEPGTKSREAWSAQKRKVNAGKSWIKVGVAQMSLFAYPGAGPMMMVTFEQDYRSNNLSNKTLKRQYWAKEGDRWRIVHESVVS